The proteins below come from a single Acidobacteriota bacterium genomic window:
- the mqnC gene encoding dehypoxanthine futalosine cyclase, translating into MGLNDTQALEMLRSDDLIGIGMEADAQRKKLHPGNVVTYQIDRNINYTNICTEYCSFCAFYRPVGSPEGYVLPLDTICQKIEETLALGGTGVLMQGGLHPDLKMDYYENLLSSIKRRYPQVHLHCLSAPEILNIAEICGLTVRDTLMRLMDAGLDSIPGAGAEILDDEVRQRIARLKCSTEEWLSVHREAHKLGMRTTATMMFGCGETLQHRVAHLVRIRRLQEETGGFTAFIPWFFQRENTSLGRFIKEEVTAVEYLKMLAVSRLFLDNIQNVQASWLTPGHKVCQIALRFGGNDVGSILIEENVVSAAGCGRTTSEEKLRRMICDAGFRPIKRDTLYRNYFLN; encoded by the coding sequence ATGGGTTTAAACGATACACAGGCTCTCGAAATGCTGCGCTCCGACGATCTGATCGGAATTGGCATGGAGGCCGACGCTCAGCGAAAGAAGCTGCATCCCGGTAACGTCGTTACCTACCAGATCGATCGTAACATCAATTACACCAACATCTGCACGGAGTACTGCTCCTTCTGCGCGTTTTACCGGCCCGTGGGCTCGCCGGAAGGATACGTCCTGCCGCTCGATACCATTTGCCAAAAGATTGAAGAGACGCTGGCGCTGGGCGGTACCGGCGTCCTGATGCAGGGCGGGCTGCACCCCGACCTCAAGATGGACTACTATGAAAATCTCCTGTCCAGCATCAAGCGGCGATATCCCCAGGTCCATCTGCACTGCCTCTCGGCGCCGGAGATCCTGAACATCGCCGAGATCTGCGGGCTGACCGTTCGCGATACGCTGATGCGCCTGATGGATGCGGGCCTCGATTCCATTCCCGGAGCAGGCGCGGAAATTCTGGACGACGAAGTCCGGCAGCGGATCGCACGCCTGAAGTGCAGTACTGAAGAATGGCTCTCCGTGCACCGCGAGGCGCACAAGCTGGGCATGCGGACCACCGCCACCATGATGTTCGGCTGCGGAGAGACCCTTCAACACCGCGTCGCACATCTCGTACGCATTCGCAGGCTGCAGGAAGAGACCGGCGGCTTTACCGCTTTTATTCCCTGGTTCTTCCAGCGTGAAAACACATCGCTGGGGCGCTTTATTAAGGAGGAAGTGACGGCAGTGGAATATCTCAAGATGCTTGCCGTCAGCCGGCTTTTCCTGGATAACATTCAGAACGTTCAGGCGTCCTGGCTGACCCCAGGGCACAAGGTCTGCCAGATCGCTCTTCGCTTCGGTGGCAATGATGTCGGGAGTATCCTGATTGAAGAGAATGTCGTCTCCGCTGCGGGTTGCGGCCGCACCACCTCTGAGGAGAAACTTCGCCGGATGATTTGCGACGCCGGCTTTCGCCCCATCAAGCGCGACACGCTTTATCGCAACTACTTCCTGAATTAA
- a CDS encoding pirin family protein, giving the protein MSIRPVKRLIKSKPTLEGAGVHLRRAFGFGNTTDFDPFLLLDDFRNERPEDYLAGFPWHPHRGIETITYVLAGDVEHGDSLGHSGTINAGDVQWMTAGSGIIHQEMPKGDRSGRMHGFQLWGNLPASLKMTAPRYQEVKSPEIPEIIDDDGTMVRVVCGKFWGKKGPVEGVAADPIYIDVTVPPGKRKTLPVETTRHAFAYVFDGAGKFGNASGPLAVPTEPAGWLDTTPPTEADNRSLVLFDRGDEVTIQADEKGIRFLLVSGKPLQEPVAWYGPIVMNTQEELREAFSELKHGTFLKHKMPE; this is encoded by the coding sequence ATGTCAATCCGACCTGTAAAGCGGCTGATTAAATCCAAGCCGACGCTGGAAGGAGCTGGCGTCCATCTCCGCCGGGCGTTCGGTTTTGGCAACACTACAGATTTTGACCCGTTTCTTCTTCTGGACGACTTCCGCAATGAGCGTCCGGAGGATTACCTCGCCGGGTTTCCGTGGCATCCGCACCGTGGCATTGAGACCATCACCTACGTTCTGGCGGGCGACGTTGAGCATGGTGACAGCCTGGGCCACAGCGGCACCATCAATGCGGGCGACGTGCAGTGGATGACGGCCGGCAGCGGTATCATTCACCAGGAGATGCCCAAAGGAGATCGTTCGGGTCGCATGCATGGCTTCCAGCTCTGGGGGAACCTGCCAGCCTCGCTCAAGATGACCGCGCCGCGTTACCAGGAAGTGAAGTCGCCCGAAATCCCGGAAATCATCGATGATGACGGCACGATGGTCCGAGTTGTGTGTGGAAAGTTCTGGGGCAAGAAGGGTCCTGTGGAAGGCGTTGCGGCCGACCCCATCTACATTGACGTCACGGTCCCGCCCGGCAAACGGAAGACCCTGCCGGTTGAAACAACCCGCCACGCCTTCGCCTACGTTTTTGATGGCGCGGGGAAATTCGGCAATGCTTCGGGCCCGCTGGCAGTGCCCACGGAACCCGCCGGCTGGTTAGACACCACTCCGCCCACTGAGGCCGACAATCGCTCGCTGGTGCTCTTCGACCGCGGCGACGAGGTCACCATCCAGGCCGACGAGAAGGGCATCCGCTTTCTTCTGGTCTCCGGCAAGCCGCTTCAAGAGCCAGTGGCGTGGTACGGACCCATCGTTATGAACACCCAGGAAGAACTGCGCGAGGCGTTCAGCGAGCTCAAACACGGGACCTTCCTCAAACATAAAATGCCAGAGTGA
- the galT gene encoding galactose-1-phosphate uridylyltransferase, translating into MTELRWNPTVREWVSTASHRQDRPQMPRDWCPFCPGSGRVPDDYDVYIYPNDFPAFSIPAQTPAIKGDDFYPVRPSHGKCDVVLYHPDHNTSIPQISVEHLTRLVKIWRKRFEELKATPGIQYVLIFENKGEVIGVTMPHPHGQIYSLPLVPPIIKKELAAARAYRRKHGRCLFCDILRKERKQKLRIVAENRAFTAFIPFYARWPYEVHIYSRRHLGALDEFKPSEEKELAEMLKWVTRKYDNLFGMSFPYMMLLHQAPARGRHPFYHFHIEFYPPHRSKKKLKYLASVETGAGTFLNDSLAEERAAELRRVAPKTVREIG; encoded by the coding sequence ATGACCGAGCTTCGATGGAATCCGACGGTGCGCGAATGGGTCTCAACCGCATCACATCGCCAGGACAGGCCCCAGATGCCGCGCGACTGGTGCCCTTTCTGCCCGGGTTCCGGCCGCGTGCCGGACGACTACGACGTCTATATCTATCCGAACGATTTCCCCGCATTCTCCATTCCCGCCCAGACGCCAGCCATCAAAGGTGACGATTTCTATCCGGTCAGGCCCTCGCACGGCAAGTGCGACGTAGTGCTTTACCATCCGGACCACAACACCTCCATCCCCCAGATTTCCGTTGAGCACCTCACGCGGCTGGTGAAGATCTGGCGCAAGCGGTTTGAAGAACTCAAGGCGACGCCGGGCATTCAATACGTTTTGATTTTTGAGAACAAGGGAGAAGTGATCGGCGTCACCATGCCGCATCCCCACGGGCAGATCTATTCCCTGCCGCTGGTGCCGCCCATCATCAAAAAGGAGCTTGCCGCCGCGCGCGCCTATCGCCGGAAGCATGGCCGCTGCCTTTTCTGTGACATTCTCCGGAAGGAGCGCAAGCAGAAGCTGCGGATTGTGGCTGAGAACCGCGCGTTCACAGCCTTCATTCCTTTCTACGCGCGCTGGCCCTACGAAGTGCACATCTATTCCCGGCGGCACCTGGGGGCGCTCGATGAGTTCAAGCCATCGGAAGAAAAAGAGCTGGCGGAGATGCTGAAGTGGGTGACCCGGAAATACGACAACCTGTTTGGGATGTCGTTCCCGTATATGATGCTTTTGCACCAGGCGCCTGCACGCGGCCGGCATCCTTTTTATCATTTTCACATTGAGTTCTATCCGCCGCACCGCAGCAAGAAGAAACTGAAGTACCTGGCCAGCGTCGAAACAGGTGCGGGAACTTTTTTGAATGATTCGCTGGCCGAAGAAAGGGCTGCCGAATTGCGTCGAGTGGCGCCAAAGACGGTCCGTGAAATCGGCTGA
- a CDS encoding MFS transporter, with translation MTTATEIEKPSAWATLRHPVFRNCWASAVVSNVGSWMQDTAGTWLMTSLTTSPLLIALMQTAAGLPVLLLGYPAGATADIVDRRRLLIFWQVWMLATVACLSVLTFAGIISPWTLLALTFLLNIGSAMNNPAWQAIVPELVPRSELPNAIAVNSAGYNLARAVGPALGGLMVAAFATVMLGAGAVFLVNSLSFVAIIVVLYQWRSTPLYKSALPAERLSGALLSGLRYLRYTPELGATFARVFVFAGFASAVWALLAVVASQDLHKGAMAYGILNGCLGAGAVVGASFLPRLRQRLSADMIVAGSSAVFAGTLATLGLVRSVPLIVLSLLAAGFAWTSALSTLNVTVQISTPPWVQARALGTYQMIFWGGVASGSAFWGFIAEHISTPVALLVAAGSALASIPLVRRFHLLEEIPPDLSPYRLNRAAPQVVVEPHPDDGPVMVTIEFKIRQDDYAAFTSAIHKVRDMRMRNGAIRWGVFQDAGQPDRFVENFVVDSWIDFLRQRERVSAPDRELRDHAWSFHQGESAPSVSYMLYAREAADSK, from the coding sequence TCGCCATCCGGTTTTCCGCAATTGCTGGGCTTCTGCCGTCGTATCAAACGTGGGGAGCTGGATGCAGGACACGGCTGGCACGTGGCTGATGACCTCGCTTACCACCTCGCCGCTGCTGATCGCGCTGATGCAGACTGCCGCGGGCCTGCCCGTCCTGCTGCTGGGTTATCCCGCCGGCGCTACCGCCGACATTGTTGACCGCCGCCGGCTGTTGATCTTCTGGCAGGTCTGGATGCTGGCCACCGTGGCCTGTCTCAGCGTGCTCACTTTTGCCGGAATCATTTCACCCTGGACGCTGCTGGCACTCACCTTTCTGCTGAACATCGGCTCTGCCATGAACAATCCCGCCTGGCAGGCCATTGTGCCGGAGCTCGTTCCACGCTCAGAACTCCCCAACGCCATCGCGGTAAACAGCGCCGGTTACAACCTGGCGCGCGCAGTGGGTCCGGCGCTTGGCGGGCTGATGGTGGCGGCGTTTGCCACCGTCATGTTGGGAGCGGGTGCGGTCTTCCTGGTGAATTCACTCTCCTTTGTGGCAATCATCGTTGTTCTCTATCAATGGCGAAGCACGCCACTTTACAAAAGCGCTCTTCCGGCGGAGCGGCTGTCCGGAGCGTTGTTGTCCGGCCTGCGTTACCTGCGTTACACTCCCGAGCTTGGCGCAACATTCGCTCGGGTGTTTGTGTTTGCAGGCTTCGCCAGTGCCGTCTGGGCGCTGCTGGCCGTTGTAGCCAGCCAGGACCTCCACAAGGGCGCGATGGCCTACGGCATTCTGAATGGCTGCCTGGGCGCGGGCGCTGTTGTTGGGGCCTCATTCCTTCCCCGGCTTCGACAGCGGTTGTCAGCAGACATGATTGTGGCCGGATCGTCCGCCGTTTTCGCCGGTACGCTTGCCACCCTGGGGCTTGTGCGCAGTGTGCCCCTCATTGTCCTCTCGCTGCTGGCGGCGGGGTTCGCCTGGACCAGTGCTCTCTCCACGCTGAACGTCACCGTCCAGATCTCCACGCCGCCCTGGGTGCAGGCGCGGGCGCTTGGGACCTACCAGATGATTTTCTGGGGAGGCGTTGCTTCCGGCAGCGCGTTCTGGGGGTTTATAGCAGAACATATTTCCACTCCAGTAGCGCTGCTGGTGGCAGCGGGAAGCGCGCTGGCCAGCATTCCTCTTGTGCGCCGCTTTCATCTTTTGGAGGAAATCCCGCCAGACCTCAGCCCATACCGGCTTAACCGCGCCGCCCCGCAGGTGGTGGTCGAGCCCCATCCGGACGATGGTCCCGTGATGGTCACCATTGAATTCAAGATCCGTCAGGACGATTACGCCGCCTTCACCAGCGCCATCCACAAGGTCCGCGACATGCGCATGCGCAACGGCGCCATCCGCTGGGGGGTGTTCCAGGACGCAGGGCAGCCAGACCGTTTTGTCGAGAATTTTGTCGTCGATTCCTGGATTGACTTCCTGCGCCAGCGCGAACGAGTCTCTGCACCTGACCGCGAACTCCGCGATCATGCCTGGAGTTTCCATCAGGGCGAGTCGGCACCCTCTGTTTCCTACATGTTGTACGCCCGGGAAGCGGCAGACAGCAAATAG